From Anaeromicrobium sediminis, a single genomic window includes:
- a CDS encoding MFS transporter: protein MEFKKKSTLFLLFLTYGEICYISSLRTNIFSIVQQEYSLDYSHIATLVLISGIVMQISTYITGIFSKRLGYNNSLIIGLFISGASIFSMIFVKSIALFNFLFILFMFGFGVCTLVLNMYAGLLAGDSRGKVLMNLHLGAALGMSVGPTVISQLVNIGFSWQFIMAMSSIPAFILIIILFISNSYNKKNNDFNNAVEKSISNKRFKYGSYIVWLYILMFICAQIWEYGVGTWFVIFARQTKNLTEIEAAKYLTIFLGSFPIGRIIYGKLLNYIDSYKSMLISFIGNFILILLSFLTKKLVFISLTGLLTCSMFPVMMSMMQEEFGDDSSDLIGFICMAGGILQYVFIWSVGEIGDLYGIKVGFGSLIIYMFIGALSILLIKKTKPAKISAG, encoded by the coding sequence ATGGAATTTAAAAAGAAATCCACATTATTTTTACTTTTTTTAACCTATGGAGAAATATGCTATATATCGTCTCTTCGTACTAATATATTTTCTATTGTTCAACAAGAATACTCTCTTGATTATAGTCATATAGCCACTTTAGTGTTAATTTCTGGAATAGTCATGCAAATTTCAACTTATATAACAGGTATCTTCTCAAAAAGATTGGGATATAACAATTCACTAATTATAGGTTTATTCATATCAGGTGCCAGTATCTTTTCCATGATTTTTGTAAAAAGTATTGCACTTTTCAATTTTCTCTTCATACTTTTTATGTTTGGTTTTGGAGTATGCACCCTTGTATTAAACATGTATGCAGGTCTTTTAGCAGGAGATTCTCGTGGAAAGGTTCTTATGAATCTTCATCTAGGAGCAGCCCTTGGAATGAGTGTTGGTCCTACAGTTATAAGTCAATTAGTTAATATTGGCTTTTCATGGCAATTCATAATGGCCATGTCTAGTATACCAGCTTTTATATTAATAATAATTCTATTCATAAGTAATAGCTATAACAAAAAAAATAATGATTTTAATAATGCTGTAGAAAAAAGTATCTCCAATAAAAGATTTAAATATGGAAGTTATATAGTATGGTTATACATTCTCATGTTCATATGCGCACAAATTTGGGAGTACGGCGTAGGCACTTGGTTTGTAATCTTTGCAAGACAAACTAAAAACTTAACGGAGATAGAAGCAGCAAAATATTTAACCATATTTTTAGGCAGCTTTCCAATAGGTAGGATCATATATGGTAAATTACTCAATTATATAGATTCTTATAAAAGTATGTTAATTTCTTTTATTGGAAATTTCATATTAATACTTTTAAGCTTTCTAACAAAAAAACTTGTTTTTATATCTTTAACAGGCCTACTCACTTGTTCCATGTTCCCAGTTATGATGTCCATGATGCAAGAGGAGTTTGGTGATGATAGTTCAGATTTGATAGGGTTTATTTGCATGGCTGGGGGTATACTTCAATATGTATTTATCTGGTCTGTAGGAGAAATAGGAGACTTATACGGTATAAAAGTTGGATTTGGTAGCTTAATAATTTATATGTTTATAGGAGCTTTAAGTATATTATTAATAAAAAAAACAAAACCAGCTAAGATTTCAGCTGGTTAA